The genomic region tagagctcattttcattttttttttgatttagcatctaggaaataggagctaggctctccattttttgatgatttgtgaggatgatggatagctacctaatagttaatagaatataatttatgcttttgagaacaacgaaaaaatcgcaacatttgaaggctgctgcatttaaaggcagacggcgactttcccctactgtcaAATTGGTACGTATTTCAGGCTgctccgattgagagagagtctactgtatatgtaCATATGTCATATGTACATATGACAAACATGTGTTTATATTCGTGGTAAGTGAAAAATAGAAgtctaaattttcaatgaactGTCATATTCAAGAGAATAGAGAGTGGGTCTTCTACTCAAACACAAATTTTAATATCGTTTAATTCTCTGGAtagtttaatttgaaataatctatttttatgtattattttctagaaactaaaaatttgaaaaatgcctCAGAATGAATATATTGAGCGACATGCCAAATTGCACGGTCGTCGGTTGGATTATGAGGAGAGAAAACGGAAGAAGGAAGCTCGTGAACCCAAAAGACGTGCTAAGAAAGCCAAAATGCTGAGAGGCATTAAAGCAAAGTTATTTAATAAGGAACGCCGAAATGAAAAAATTCATgtgaagaagaaaattcaagcTCATGAAGAAAAGAAGGTACAGAAACATGCAGACCAAGTAAAAAGTGGAGCTCATCCCCAATATTTACTCGATCGTGGAAATCAATCTACTGCCAAGGTGTTATCCAATATGATAAAACAAAAACGAAAGGAAAAAGCTGGAAAATGGGATGTTCCCATACCTAAAGTTCGTGCTCAGAGTAATGCTGAAGTTTTCAAAGTACTGAAATCTGGAAAG from Phlebotomus papatasi isolate M1 unplaced genomic scaffold, Ppap_2.1 HiC_scaffold_539, whole genome shotgun sequence harbors:
- the LOC129809265 gene encoding ribosome biogenesis protein NSA2 homolog, which gives rise to MPQNEYIERHAKLHGRRLDYEERKRKKEAREPKRRAKKAKMLRGIKAKLFNKERRNEKIHVKKKIQAHEEKKVQKHADQVKSGAHPQYLLDRGNQSTAKVLSNMIKQKRKEKAGKWDVPIPKVRAQSNAEVFKVLKSGKTKRKAWKRMVTKATFVAEDFTRKPPKFERFIRPMALRFKKAHVTHPELKATFYLPIIGVKKNPSSPMFTSLGVITKGTVIEVNISELGLVTQTGKVVWGKYAQVTNNPENDGCINAILLV